From Nymphalis io chromosome 12, ilAglIoxx1.1, whole genome shotgun sequence, a single genomic window includes:
- the LOC126772263 gene encoding uncharacterized protein LOC126772263, whose protein sequence is MWKIIPNSSYILEPEELRYLKQLLAKNVCNCKTCGDYEKSLEKVIDYHDKQIQVSDQCFITEISKTVSAKNLHQTQSLPQSAMCPGCYMAINLCRQKDFKILKDEESETKTEMFFSDKSTEKAFKVAEKSTSDTNKCELSNAFVSLSKVVSEVSNVNESRDIRKEPPPYLGYTDKTPETVPIYSNCHCMSNFINSIRPPLTNFDIYNQ, encoded by the coding sequence ATGTGGAAAATAATACCAAATTCCAGCTACATACTCGAACCAGAAGAGCTACGCtacttaaaacaattattagcaaaaaatgtatgtaattgtaAAACTTGTGGCGATTACGAAAAGTCTTTAGAAAAAGTTATAGATTACCACGACAAGCAAATTCAAGTATCAGATCAATGTTTTATCACAGAAATATCTAAAACTGTATCAGCTAAAAATCTTCACCAAACCCAATCTTTACCGCAATCCGCAATGTGTCCAGGATGCTATATGGCCATAAATTTATGCCGtcaaaaagattttaaaattttgaaagatGAGGAATCTGAAACTAAGacagaaatgtttttttctgaCAAATCCACTGAGAAAGCGTTTAAGGTTGCAGAGAAATCTACTTCAGACACAAATAAATGTGAACTTAGTAACGCTTTCGTTTCACTAAGTAAAGTTGTTTCTGAAGTATCAAATGTTAATGAATCTCGTGATATCAGAAAAGAGCCGCCACCTTATTTAGGGTATACAGACAAAACTCCGGAAACGGTGCCTATTTATAGTAACTGTCATTGTATGTCGAATTTTATCAATTCTATTAGACCACCTTTaacaaattttgatatttacaaTCAGTAA
- the LOC126772191 gene encoding asparagine synthetase [glutamine-hydrolyzing] isoform X1, whose amino-acid sequence MYNYNKSIYNAMCIIKQYMCNFDEPIMCGIWATFGTDGGLSATCLKCFSAIVHRGPDAWRIEQDARESLITLGFQRLAIVDGLHGMQPMRLHRYPRLTLICNGEIYNCKRLQDQYNFPYETNCDVEAIIHCYENFGITDAVKKLDGVFAFCLVDGEKRKIFIARDPYGVRPLFKLQDNENGFMAICSEAKGLIGLKQKASETFSLGQFRPGHLEEWDILEGGKVKLNKTEQYFTPGTPPRFVPFVSEKEISELSIYEKTAYLLEAACKKRLMSDRRIGCLLSGGLDSSLITALVVKLAKIHKLPYKIQTFAIGMGDSPDLIAARTVAEHLGTEHHEVKFDENNVKHELDNVIYHLESYDITTIRASLPMYLLAKYIKENTDTTVVFSGEGADEVAQGYIYFRDAPDAKAAHDESIRLLSDIYLYDGLRADRTTSAFSLELRVPFLDIQFTNHYLNIEPSLRQPQNGVEKHLLRNSFANSGLLPDSILFRHKEAFSDGVASVKKSLFTTIDEIIKERLPKEIPCYPGVQPNTSESKYYRYIFEKSFTDQHNFTPYYWMPKWVQVSDPSARFIKHYAAS is encoded by the exons atgtataattataataaatcaatatataatgcaatgtgtataataaaacaatatatgtgcaattttgacgagccg ataatGTGTGGAATTTGGGCAACATTTGGAACTGACGGTGGCCTGAGTGCTACTTGCCTGAAATGTTTTTCTGCAATAGTACACCGCGGACCAGACGCATGGCGAATAGAACAAGATGCAAGAGAATCACTCATTACACTTGGATTCCAAAGGCTCGCTATTGTTGATGGTCTACATGGTATGCAGCCTATGCGATTACATCGCTACCCTCGATTAACCCTCATCTGTAACGGCGAAATATACAACTGTAAACGACTTCAAGATCAATACAATTTCCCATATGAAACAAACTGCGACGTCGAGGCAATTATTCACTGTTACGAGAACTTTGGCATTACCGATGCCGTTAAAAAACTGGACGGTGTGTTCGCTTTTTGCTTAGTCGATggagaaaaaagaaaaattttcaTTGCTAGGGATCCATACGGCGTCAGACCACTATTTAAGTTACAAGACAATGAAAACGGTTTTATGGCTATTTGTTCGGAAGCCAAAGGTTTGATTGGATTAAAACAAAAGGCAAGCGAAACTTTCAGTTTAGGGCAATTTCGTCCAGGACATTTAGAAGAATGGGATATATTGGAGGGAGGTAAAGTGAAACTTAACAAAACGGAACAGTATTTTACGCCTGGTACTCCTCCTCGCTTTGTACCATTCGTATCTGAAAAAGAAATCTCAGAGTTAAGTATTTATGAAAAAACTGCTTATTTATTAGAAGCAGCTTGTAAGAAAAGATTAATGTCTGATAGACGTATAGGATGTCTTCTTAGTGGAGGTTTAGATTCTTCACTTATTACTGCTTTAGTAGTAAAGTTAGCCAAAATACACAAGCTgccatataaaatacaaacatttgcGATAGGCATGGGAGATTCTCCTGATCTTATTGCTGCACGCACAGTTGCAGAACACCTTGGAACTGAACACCATGAAGTCAAATTTgatgaaaataatgtaaaacacGAATTAGATAATGTTATATATCATTTAGAATCTTATGACATAACAACAATACGAGCTAGCTTACCGATGTATCTTCTCGCAAAGTATATTAAAGAAAACACTGATACGACTGTCGTATTTAGTGGTGAAGGTGCAGATGAAGTCGCTCAAGGTTATATTTACTTTAGAGACGCTCCAGATGCTAAAGCTGCTCATGATGAAAGTATACGTCTACtttcagatatatatttatacgacGGATTAAGAGCAGATAGAACAACAAGTGCATTTAGTTTGGAACTCCGAGTACCATTCTTAGATATTCAATTTACTAACCATTATCTTAATATCGAACCTTCGTTACGCCAACCACAAAACGGTGTTGAAAAGCATTTACTGCGTAACAGTTTTGCCAACAGCGGCCTGTTACCTGACTCAATTTTATTTAGGCACAAAGAGGCATTTAGTGACGGCGTCGCTTCTGTGAAAAAGTCCTTATTCACAACGattgatgaaattattaaagaaagatTACCAAAAGAAATTCCTTGCTATCCCGGAGTGCAACCCAATACTTCTGAATCAAAATATTACCGATACATATTTGAAAAGTCTTTTACGGACCAACATAACTTTACACCATATTACTGGATGCCCAAATGGGTGCAAGTGTCGGATCCATCAGCAAGATTTATCAAGCATTATGCAGCTtcgtaa
- the LOC126772191 gene encoding asparagine synthetase [glutamine-hydrolyzing] isoform X2, with protein MCGIWATFGTDGGLSATCLKCFSAIVHRGPDAWRIEQDARESLITLGFQRLAIVDGLHGMQPMRLHRYPRLTLICNGEIYNCKRLQDQYNFPYETNCDVEAIIHCYENFGITDAVKKLDGVFAFCLVDGEKRKIFIARDPYGVRPLFKLQDNENGFMAICSEAKGLIGLKQKASETFSLGQFRPGHLEEWDILEGGKVKLNKTEQYFTPGTPPRFVPFVSEKEISELSIYEKTAYLLEAACKKRLMSDRRIGCLLSGGLDSSLITALVVKLAKIHKLPYKIQTFAIGMGDSPDLIAARTVAEHLGTEHHEVKFDENNVKHELDNVIYHLESYDITTIRASLPMYLLAKYIKENTDTTVVFSGEGADEVAQGYIYFRDAPDAKAAHDESIRLLSDIYLYDGLRADRTTSAFSLELRVPFLDIQFTNHYLNIEPSLRQPQNGVEKHLLRNSFANSGLLPDSILFRHKEAFSDGVASVKKSLFTTIDEIIKERLPKEIPCYPGVQPNTSESKYYRYIFEKSFTDQHNFTPYYWMPKWVQVSDPSARFIKHYAAS; from the coding sequence atGTGTGGAATTTGGGCAACATTTGGAACTGACGGTGGCCTGAGTGCTACTTGCCTGAAATGTTTTTCTGCAATAGTACACCGCGGACCAGACGCATGGCGAATAGAACAAGATGCAAGAGAATCACTCATTACACTTGGATTCCAAAGGCTCGCTATTGTTGATGGTCTACATGGTATGCAGCCTATGCGATTACATCGCTACCCTCGATTAACCCTCATCTGTAACGGCGAAATATACAACTGTAAACGACTTCAAGATCAATACAATTTCCCATATGAAACAAACTGCGACGTCGAGGCAATTATTCACTGTTACGAGAACTTTGGCATTACCGATGCCGTTAAAAAACTGGACGGTGTGTTCGCTTTTTGCTTAGTCGATggagaaaaaagaaaaattttcaTTGCTAGGGATCCATACGGCGTCAGACCACTATTTAAGTTACAAGACAATGAAAACGGTTTTATGGCTATTTGTTCGGAAGCCAAAGGTTTGATTGGATTAAAACAAAAGGCAAGCGAAACTTTCAGTTTAGGGCAATTTCGTCCAGGACATTTAGAAGAATGGGATATATTGGAGGGAGGTAAAGTGAAACTTAACAAAACGGAACAGTATTTTACGCCTGGTACTCCTCCTCGCTTTGTACCATTCGTATCTGAAAAAGAAATCTCAGAGTTAAGTATTTATGAAAAAACTGCTTATTTATTAGAAGCAGCTTGTAAGAAAAGATTAATGTCTGATAGACGTATAGGATGTCTTCTTAGTGGAGGTTTAGATTCTTCACTTATTACTGCTTTAGTAGTAAAGTTAGCCAAAATACACAAGCTgccatataaaatacaaacatttgcGATAGGCATGGGAGATTCTCCTGATCTTATTGCTGCACGCACAGTTGCAGAACACCTTGGAACTGAACACCATGAAGTCAAATTTgatgaaaataatgtaaaacacGAATTAGATAATGTTATATATCATTTAGAATCTTATGACATAACAACAATACGAGCTAGCTTACCGATGTATCTTCTCGCAAAGTATATTAAAGAAAACACTGATACGACTGTCGTATTTAGTGGTGAAGGTGCAGATGAAGTCGCTCAAGGTTATATTTACTTTAGAGACGCTCCAGATGCTAAAGCTGCTCATGATGAAAGTATACGTCTACtttcagatatatatttatacgacGGATTAAGAGCAGATAGAACAACAAGTGCATTTAGTTTGGAACTCCGAGTACCATTCTTAGATATTCAATTTACTAACCATTATCTTAATATCGAACCTTCGTTACGCCAACCACAAAACGGTGTTGAAAAGCATTTACTGCGTAACAGTTTTGCCAACAGCGGCCTGTTACCTGACTCAATTTTATTTAGGCACAAAGAGGCATTTAGTGACGGCGTCGCTTCTGTGAAAAAGTCCTTATTCACAACGattgatgaaattattaaagaaagatTACCAAAAGAAATTCCTTGCTATCCCGGAGTGCAACCCAATACTTCTGAATCAAAATATTACCGATACATATTTGAAAAGTCTTTTACGGACCAACATAACTTTACACCATATTACTGGATGCCCAAATGGGTGCAAGTGTCGGATCCATCAGCAAGATTTATCAAGCATTATGCAGCTtcgtaa